In the Harmonia axyridis chromosome 3, icHarAxyr1.1, whole genome shotgun sequence genome, one interval contains:
- the LOC123676487 gene encoding acidic phospholipase A2 PA4 isoform X2: MLELLIWISFIITSILTQIHGSSVLIADNSMSNMIEITSRPPFCRVHTDRGVIRTRLLASDQRRVRQMTDDSISNLMAICNDKFVHSAHQGGFIYPGTKWCGPGNKADNYSDIGHHTKEDVCCREHDFCDKYLKPGDCERGICNKSPFTRSHCDCDSKFRRCLQNVNSETANTIGAIFFNVIQIICFKERTPCAAIHGYGLTDDEKVEVCRAWQFRPSEKYIPMMPQN, from the exons ATGCTT gaACTTCTTATCTGGATTAGTTTCATCATTACATCTATCCTAACACAAATACATGGAAGCAGCGTTCTAATTGCCGACAATTCTATGTCTAACATGATTGAAATCACTTCAAGGCCGCCATTTTGTCGTGTTCACACAGATAG aGGAGTTATACGAACCAGATTACTTGCATCTGATCAAAGACGTGTAAGACAGATGACAGACGATTCCATATCCAATCTTATGGCCATTTGCAACGACAAATTTGTTCATTCAGCTCACCAAGGTGGCTTCATCTACCCTGGCACGAAATGGTGTGGACCTG GGAACAAAGCAGATAATTACTCTGATATTGGACACCACACCAAGGAGGATGTTTGCTGTAGGGAGCATGATTTTTGTGATAAATATTTGAAACCAGGGGATTGTGAAAGAGGGATTTGTAATAAATCTCCATTCACAAG atCTCATTGCGACTGTGACTCAAAATTCAGAAGATGCTTACAAAATGTCAACTCCGAAACTGCCAATACGATTGgagcaatatttttcaatgtgaTTCAAATAATCTGCTTTAAGGAACGTACTCCTTGTGCAGCTATTCATGG GTATGGGCTGACAGATGATGAAAAAGTAGAAGTTTGCAGAGCATGGCAATTCAGACCTTCAGAGAAATACATACCAATGATGCCCCAGAACTGA
- the LOC123676487 gene encoding uncharacterized protein LOC123676487 isoform X1, producing MLELLIWISFIITSILTQIHGSSVLIADNSMSNMIEITSRPPFCRVHTDRGVIRTRLLASDQRRVRQMTDDSISNLMAICNDKFVHSAHQGGFIYPGTKWCGPGNKADNYSDIGHHTKEDVCCREHDFCDKYLKPGDCERGICNKSPFTRSHCDCDSKFRRCLQNVNSETANTIGAIFFNVIQIICFKERTPCAAIHGPYSVRNNHNNYCPLKYSKSPKFPVDFKQYKAFSFLEKKKIPKFFDVIFKHIRIF from the exons ATGCTT gaACTTCTTATCTGGATTAGTTTCATCATTACATCTATCCTAACACAAATACATGGAAGCAGCGTTCTAATTGCCGACAATTCTATGTCTAACATGATTGAAATCACTTCAAGGCCGCCATTTTGTCGTGTTCACACAGATAG aGGAGTTATACGAACCAGATTACTTGCATCTGATCAAAGACGTGTAAGACAGATGACAGACGATTCCATATCCAATCTTATGGCCATTTGCAACGACAAATTTGTTCATTCAGCTCACCAAGGTGGCTTCATCTACCCTGGCACGAAATGGTGTGGACCTG GGAACAAAGCAGATAATTACTCTGATATTGGACACCACACCAAGGAGGATGTTTGCTGTAGGGAGCATGATTTTTGTGATAAATATTTGAAACCAGGGGATTGTGAAAGAGGGATTTGTAATAAATCTCCATTCACAAG atCTCATTGCGACTGTGACTCAAAATTCAGAAGATGCTTACAAAATGTCAACTCCGAAACTGCCAATACGATTGgagcaatatttttcaatgtgaTTCAAATAATCTGCTTTAAGGAACGTACTCCTTGTGCAGCTATTCATGG TCCTTATAGTGTGAGGAATAACCACAACAATTACTGTCCATTGAAGTATTCAAAATCACCAAAATTTCCAGTGGATTTTAAACAATACAAAGCTTTTTCTTTtctggaaaaaaagaaaatacccAAATTTTTCGATGTGATATTTAAACATATAAGAATATTCTAG